The following coding sequences lie in one Euhalothece natronophila Z-M001 genomic window:
- a CDS encoding DUF4079 domain-containing protein yields the protein MDLPSFLWLWKIAAWSMGLSVTVYGILAGTGIGLYYFRRQKSPRPPWLRPFHYIMGITLVILVLLLLSIGIIGTLGHFGNLGHSPHLIAGLTVVGLVLLSAGSASQISAKRPRMRQLHVTTNAVLFLALAYVSWTGWDVVQKYLD from the coding sequence GTGGATTTACCCTCGTTTCTGTGGCTTTGGAAAATTGCGGCTTGGTCAATGGGCTTATCAGTGACTGTTTATGGGATTCTAGCAGGAACTGGCATTGGGTTATACTATTTCCGTCGCCAGAAATCACCACGTCCGCCGTGGCTTCGTCCCTTCCATTACATAATGGGAATCACTTTAGTCATTTTGGTATTATTGCTTTTAAGCATTGGTATTATTGGCACCCTTGGACATTTTGGCAACTTAGGACATTCTCCGCATTTAATCGCTGGCTTAACCGTGGTGGGATTGGTATTATTATCAGCAGGAAGTGCCAGTCAAATTAGTGCCAAACGTCCTAGGATGAGACAGCTTCACGTTACCACAAATGCTGTTTTATTTTTGGCGTTAGCTTATGTGTCTTGGACGGGATGGGATGTGGTGCAAAAGTATTTAGACTAG
- a CDS encoding cytochrome c biogenesis protein, with protein MSDNTINLNFSWLKKGWQKLISRLADLRLAIILLLAIALFSATGTIIEQGQSVSFYQNNYPEEPAVLGFLSWQVILTLGLDHVYTTWWFVSLLVIFGSSLTACSFTRQIPTLKSARRWQYYKRPSQFEKLALSSQLSNISVDQLIPELEKHNYKIFQEGNQLYARKGIMGRIGPIVVHISMLIILMGAIWGAFTGFMAQEMVATGETFQVKNIFEAGKLSQSQVPQDWKVRVNDFWIDYTNEGAIDQFYSDLSVVDLEGNELKQETIYVNHPLRYDGVTFYQTDWGISGVKVQINNSPVFQLPMAKLNQEEGNLWGTWVPIKPDLSQGVSLLTRDLKGTLLVYDTNGKLTGVVRPGMEIQVEGVTLKVLDLIGSTGLQIKADPGIPIVYTGFGLLMVGVIMSYISHSQIWALQEGNSLYLGGKTNRAQVGLEKEFIEIVNTLEEISPQLIASST; from the coding sequence ATGAGCGATAATACCATAAACCTTAACTTCTCTTGGCTAAAAAAAGGATGGCAAAAATTAATTTCTCGGTTAGCAGATTTGCGTCTTGCCATTATTTTACTGCTCGCGATCGCGCTTTTTAGTGCCACTGGTACAATTATCGAACAAGGGCAATCAGTTTCCTTTTATCAAAACAACTACCCCGAAGAACCCGCAGTATTAGGGTTTCTTTCTTGGCAAGTTATCCTCACTCTGGGCTTAGATCATGTTTACACCACTTGGTGGTTTGTGAGCCTTTTAGTTATCTTTGGGAGTAGTTTAACCGCCTGTAGCTTTACCCGACAAATTCCCACCCTCAAATCAGCCCGACGCTGGCAATATTATAAACGCCCCAGTCAGTTTGAAAAACTTGCCCTCAGTAGTCAGCTGAGTAATATTTCTGTTGATCAACTCATTCCTGAGTTAGAAAAACATAACTACAAAATTTTCCAGGAAGGAAACCAGCTTTATGCCCGCAAAGGAATCATGGGACGTATTGGGCCCATTGTTGTTCATATTAGTATGCTAATTATTTTAATGGGAGCAATTTGGGGCGCGTTTACAGGGTTTATGGCGCAAGAAATGGTTGCTACAGGGGAAACCTTCCAAGTTAAAAATATATTTGAAGCGGGAAAACTATCACAGTCACAAGTTCCTCAAGATTGGAAAGTGAGGGTTAATGATTTCTGGATTGATTATACTAACGAAGGCGCGATCGACCAGTTTTACTCTGATCTCTCTGTGGTAGATCTCGAAGGAAATGAACTCAAGCAAGAAACCATCTACGTTAATCACCCATTGCGCTACGACGGCGTTACTTTTTACCAAACTGATTGGGGCATTTCTGGTGTCAAAGTTCAAATTAATAATAGCCCTGTTTTCCAATTACCCATGGCAAAACTTAATCAAGAGGAAGGTAATCTTTGGGGAACATGGGTTCCAATTAAACCTGACTTAAGTCAAGGGGTTTCCCTTTTAACCCGTGACTTAAAAGGAACATTGCTAGTTTACGATACCAACGGAAAATTAACAGGAGTCGTCCGCCCTGGGATGGAAATTCAAGTCGAAGGAGTAACCCTAAAAGTCTTAGATTTAATCGGTTCAACAGGTTTACAAATTAAAGCAGATCCTGGAATTCCGATTGTTTATACAGGCTTTGGCTTACTCATGGTTGGTGTAATCATGAGTTATATTTCTCATTCTCAAATTTGGGCTCTACAAGAAGGAAACTCCCTTTACTTAGGAGGAAAAACGAATCGCGCTCAAGTAGGCTTAGAAAAAGAATTTATCGAAATCGTTAATACCTTAGAAGAAATATCTCCTCAACTAATCGCCTCTTCAACTTGA
- a CDS encoding CTP synthase — protein MTKFVFVTGGVVSSIGKGIVAASLGRLFKSREYSVSILKLDPYINVDPGTMSPFQHGEVFVTDDGAETDLDLGHYERFTETCMSRLNSVTTGSIYQAVINKERRGDYQGGTVQVIPHITQEIRERIHRVADNTNPDVVITEVGGTVGDIESLPFLEAIRQFRKDVGRNNVVYMHVTLLPWIASAGEMKTKPTQHSVKELRSIGIQPDVLICRCDRALKANIKEKLSEFCDVPVQSVITAQDASSIYEVPLILEKEGLAQQTLQLLNLEQRQPDLRQWQTLIENMASPQQGIEIAIVGKYIQLSDAYLSLVEALGHSAIALGSEVKLRWVDAEEIEANSPQTYLEDVSGIIVPGGFGIRGIEGKIKSVEYARTQNIPFLGLCLGMHCAVVEWARNIANIKEASSAEFDPDTPHPVINLLPEQHDVVDLGGTMRLGLYPSRLNLESRAYSLYQEEVIYERHRHRYEFNNAYRSLFLEGGYVIGGTSPDGRLVEMIERPDHAFFLATQFHPEFRSRPNQPHPIFLGFIDAAIKQHSFEIVPSVTKKAVQEMKVGMGETLPAEIIN, from the coding sequence ATGACTAAGTTTGTTTTCGTCACCGGTGGGGTTGTTTCTAGTATTGGCAAGGGAATTGTTGCTGCTAGTTTAGGGCGACTTTTCAAATCCCGTGAGTACTCAGTTTCGATTTTAAAACTTGACCCCTATATTAATGTTGATCCAGGTACGATGAGCCCTTTTCAACATGGGGAGGTGTTTGTCACTGATGATGGGGCGGAAACAGACTTAGACTTGGGGCATTATGAACGCTTTACTGAGACTTGCATGTCCCGCCTTAATAGTGTAACCACTGGTTCCATTTATCAGGCGGTGATTAATAAAGAGCGTCGGGGAGATTATCAAGGGGGAACTGTGCAAGTAATTCCCCATATTACCCAAGAAATTAGAGAACGTATCCATCGGGTGGCAGATAATACGAATCCCGATGTGGTAATTACAGAAGTGGGCGGAACAGTTGGGGATATTGAATCATTACCCTTTTTAGAGGCAATTCGACAGTTTCGGAAAGATGTGGGGCGCAATAATGTTGTTTATATGCACGTGACTTTATTGCCTTGGATTGCCTCAGCAGGGGAAATGAAAACTAAGCCTACACAACATTCGGTTAAAGAATTACGCTCGATTGGGATTCAACCTGATGTTCTAATTTGTCGCTGCGATCGCGCTCTAAAAGCCAATATTAAAGAAAAACTTTCCGAATTTTGTGATGTTCCTGTACAATCTGTCATCACTGCTCAAGATGCTAGTAGCATTTATGAAGTTCCCCTAATTTTAGAGAAAGAAGGGTTAGCTCAACAAACTTTACAGTTATTAAATCTCGAACAACGACAACCCGACTTGCGTCAGTGGCAAACCCTAATTGAAAATATGGCAAGTCCTCAACAGGGAATTGAGATCGCGATTGTCGGGAAATATATTCAACTGAGTGATGCTTATCTTTCTCTAGTGGAAGCCTTAGGTCACAGCGCGATCGCGCTTGGAAGTGAAGTTAAGTTACGTTGGGTAGATGCAGAAGAAATAGAAGCCAACAGCCCACAAACCTATCTGGAAGATGTCAGTGGAATTATTGTTCCCGGTGGTTTTGGGATTCGCGGCATTGAAGGGAAAATTAAATCAGTAGAATATGCGCGAACTCAAAATATTCCCTTCCTTGGACTTTGTTTAGGAATGCACTGTGCAGTAGTGGAATGGGCGCGTAACATTGCCAATATCAAGGAAGCCAGTAGTGCTGAATTTGATCCTGATACGCCGCATCCTGTCATTAACCTGCTACCAGAACAACATGATGTGGTTGACTTAGGTGGCACTATGCGCTTAGGGTTATATCCTTCTCGGCTAAATTTAGAAAGTCGCGCCTACAGTCTTTATCAAGAAGAAGTGATTTATGAGCGGCATCGCCATCGCTACGAGTTTAACAATGCTTATCGTAGTCTTTTCCTAGAAGGGGGATATGTAATTGGTGGGACTTCTCCTGATGGGCGACTAGTAGAAATGATTGAACGACCTGATCACGCATTTTTCTTGGCGACTCAATTTCACCCTGAATTTCGTTCTCGTCCCAACCAGCCTCATCCTATCTTTTTAGGTTTTATTGATGCTGCCATTAAACAACATTCTTTTGAGATTGTTCCTTCTGTAACGAAGAAAGCTGTACAGGAAATGAAGGTGGGAATGGGAGAAACCCTACCTGCTGAAATTATTAATTAG
- the murJ gene encoding murein biosynthesis integral membrane protein MurJ: protein MSENQASRRSLTGIAGIVAVATLISKVFGLVREQVVAAAFGVGPVANAYAFAYIIPGFLLILLGGINGPFHSALVSVLSRRDKSEAAPLVETVTTLVTGLLLLVTIVLVILAPFFIDLVAPGLATSAEGEEVRLIAIRQLRIMAPMAILAGLIGIGFGTLNASDQYWLPGISPLFSSLAVIGSLGILALSLGGDLLNPEYARLGGMVLAGGTLFGALLQWLVQLYAQARSRLGTFRPRFELSNPGVQEVLRIMGPATLSSGMLHINVYTDLFFASYIANAAAALKYANHIALTPLGIISNMILVPMLPVFSRLAAPENWEELKTRIRQGLLLCALTMLPLTAILVTLSTPIVRLIYQRYAFDEAASDIVAPVLMAYGLGMFFYLGRDILVRVFYALGDGNTPFRISLINIFINAGLDFFLINLFQTPGLVFATIGVNLISMVIMLWVLNNRLNGLPLLHWSKIIAFLFIGTVFAGIGSWGISQLWELWLGYDNLILQIGQIVFPSLVAFSIFFLIASWLKLPELNILIERVKSKVKR, encoded by the coding sequence GTGTCAGAAAATCAAGCCTCTCGTCGTTCCCTAACTGGTATTGCTGGTATTGTCGCTGTCGCAACTCTTATTAGTAAAGTTTTTGGTTTAGTAAGAGAACAAGTTGTCGCCGCTGCTTTTGGGGTAGGGCCAGTAGCCAATGCTTATGCCTTTGCTTATATTATTCCAGGCTTTCTTCTGATTCTATTAGGAGGAATTAATGGCCCCTTTCATAGTGCCTTAGTTAGTGTTTTATCAAGACGAGATAAATCAGAAGCTGCGCCATTAGTGGAAACAGTTACCACCTTAGTAACTGGTCTTTTACTTTTAGTCACGATCGTCTTAGTAATATTAGCTCCGTTTTTTATTGATTTAGTTGCCCCAGGTTTAGCCACTAGCGCAGAAGGAGAAGAAGTGCGCTTAATTGCCATTCGTCAATTAAGAATTATGGCTCCTATGGCAATTTTAGCTGGACTTATTGGCATTGGTTTTGGAACGCTCAATGCCTCTGATCAATATTGGTTACCCGGTATTAGTCCCTTATTTTCTAGTTTAGCTGTGATTGGAAGTCTAGGGATTTTAGCACTCTCATTAGGGGGCGATTTACTTAACCCAGAATATGCAAGGCTAGGAGGGATGGTTTTAGCTGGAGGAACTTTATTCGGGGCACTTTTACAATGGTTAGTTCAATTATATGCTCAAGCGCGATCGCGCTTAGGAACATTTCGACCCCGATTTGAGCTTTCTAATCCCGGCGTGCAAGAAGTTTTAAGAATTATGGGGCCAGCAACGCTTTCTTCAGGGATGCTTCATATTAATGTTTATACTGACCTCTTTTTTGCTTCTTATATTGCTAATGCAGCCGCTGCACTAAAGTATGCTAACCACATTGCTTTAACCCCGTTAGGCATTATTTCTAACATGATTTTAGTGCCAATGTTGCCTGTTTTTTCCCGTTTAGCCGCTCCTGAAAATTGGGAAGAATTAAAAACGAGAATCCGTCAAGGGTTATTGCTTTGTGCTTTAACCATGTTGCCTCTAACCGCTATTCTAGTAACTCTTTCTACTCCTATTGTCCGCTTAATTTATCAGCGTTATGCTTTTGATGAAGCTGCTTCCGATATTGTAGCTCCGGTTTTAATGGCTTATGGGCTAGGAATGTTTTTTTATTTAGGCAGAGATATTTTAGTGCGAGTTTTCTATGCCCTTGGTGATGGTAATACGCCATTTCGGATTAGTTTAATTAATATTTTTATCAACGCAGGATTAGATTTCTTCCTGATTAATTTATTTCAAACTCCAGGCTTAGTTTTTGCCACTATTGGTGTTAATTTAATCTCAATGGTAATTATGTTATGGGTGTTGAATAATCGATTAAATGGACTTCCGTTGTTGCACTGGAGTAAAATAATTGCTTTTCTATTTATTGGCACTGTATTTGCTGGTATCGGGAGTTGGGGAATTAGTCAACTTTGGGAATTATGGTTAGGATACGATAACTTAATATTACAAATCGGACAAATTGTCTTTCCTTCTCTAGTCGCCTTTTCTATCTTTTTTCTAATTGCTAGTTGGTTAAAGTTACCGGAATTAAACATCTTAATAGAGCGCGTTAAAAGTAAAGTAAAAAGATAA
- a CDS encoding acyl-CoA desaturase: protein MIWIILLYWLRMLSITSIYHRLLTHKSYQAPKIILWIGCIIAASAGQMGPNWWKAHHLVHHKYVEQDDDPHSPLTPVQGIKGFLWSQGGWLLSARFFPEKLPVDAENDPVLKLIDRLHFLPLVALGGISYSIGGLEYLAAFFVSTTLLFHGVQTVNSFSHLFGKQPFITTDYSQNNTLVAFLTLGEGWHNCHHAFPASSRHGITIEGDKVVYLPDVTFRFIKLLEALKLASKLKIPNERTLLARGNTNLETSNQNIS, encoded by the coding sequence ATGATTTGGATCATTTTACTATATTGGTTGCGGATGCTAAGTATCACTAGCATTTATCATCGACTGCTTACCCACAAAAGCTATCAAGCCCCCAAGATCATTTTATGGATAGGTTGCATTATAGCAGCATCTGCAGGGCAGATGGGACCGAATTGGTGGAAAGCACACCATTTAGTTCATCATAAATATGTTGAGCAAGATGATGATCCCCATTCTCCTCTTACCCCAGTTCAAGGGATTAAAGGATTTTTGTGGTCTCAAGGAGGTTGGTTATTATCTGCTCGCTTTTTCCCCGAAAAACTTCCCGTTGATGCTGAAAACGATCCTGTCTTGAAACTCATTGATCGATTACATTTTCTTCCTTTAGTCGCACTGGGAGGAATCTCTTATAGTATCGGTGGCTTAGAATATCTTGCGGCTTTTTTTGTTAGTACAACCTTATTGTTTCATGGTGTTCAAACCGTCAACTCTTTTAGTCATCTGTTTGGAAAACAACCCTTTATCACCACTGATTATAGTCAAAATAATACGTTGGTGGCATTTTTAACTTTAGGTGAAGGGTGGCATAATTGTCATCACGCCTTTCCTGCTTCAAGTCGCCATGGCATTACGATTGAGGGGGATAAAGTCGTTTATCTTCCTGATGTCACTTTTCGATTCATCAAATTACTGGAAGCGTTGAAATTAGCATCCAAACTGAAAATCCCAAATGAAAGAACCTTGCTAGCACGGGGAAACACTAATCTCGAAACCTCAAATCAAAACATCTCCTAA
- a CDS encoding GAF domain-containing SpoIIE family protein phosphatase produces the protein MTALPAPQPYSEDHNFGENFSTKEAPVTTLKELVASLSREQNKVQNLLSSLGFALRSFNNLNQFLEIIPLMAARVSDTDGSALLLYKGEGKITLEQLHCQGGVECQEVRHSISKVTRKLAKENSENLGENLDLDSLIEQALPHEIKVFGTPILTKGRERGRLYVFTRDRAYEWTLSRQKLVQLVADQVAVAIANNDLTLEVQQKEKLDRELEVATDIQFHLLPRKYPKIKGLDLAAACRTANRVGGDYYDFIPANYDQPQTDTDAEGGSTVPWSIVIGDVMGKGVPAGLIMTMTRGMLRAEVLNHHSPAKILEHLNRVMYEDLESSHRFVTLFYSQYDPQTRRLSYSNAAHNPPLWWEASTNLVHRLDTAGMLVGLDTNSEYEDNTVQLSPGDTVLYYTDGFTDAVNPKGQRFEEENLIQAFHQAAAQHYSSEAIVQHLFETVQAFIGNKKKLVDDMTLVAMQVQETN, from the coding sequence ATGACTGCTTTACCCGCACCACAACCTTATTCAGAAGATCATAATTTTGGGGAAAATTTTTCAACTAAAGAAGCTCCAGTGACTACCCTCAAAGAGTTAGTGGCAAGTTTAAGCCGTGAACAAAATAAAGTTCAAAATTTATTAAGTTCTCTCGGATTTGCCCTGAGAAGTTTTAATAATCTCAATCAATTCTTAGAGATTATTCCCCTTATGGCAGCTCGGGTTTCTGATACGGATGGTAGTGCGCTTTTACTGTATAAAGGTGAAGGAAAAATCACTCTAGAACAATTACATTGTCAAGGGGGAGTAGAGTGTCAAGAAGTTCGTCATAGCATCTCAAAAGTTACTCGAAAATTAGCAAAAGAAAACTCAGAAAACCTTGGTGAAAACCTTGATCTCGATAGCTTAATCGAACAAGCCTTACCTCATGAAATTAAAGTTTTTGGCACACCTATTCTAACTAAAGGACGAGAAAGGGGCCGTCTTTATGTATTTACGCGCGATCGCGCTTATGAATGGACTCTCAGCCGTCAAAAATTAGTGCAACTGGTTGCTGATCAAGTGGCAGTTGCCATTGCCAATAATGATTTAACCCTAGAAGTCCAACAAAAAGAAAAGCTCGATCGCGAATTAGAAGTTGCCACCGATATTCAATTCCATCTCCTACCCCGAAAATATCCTAAAATCAAAGGACTCGACCTCGCCGCTGCCTGTCGCACTGCCAACCGCGTGGGAGGCGATTATTATGACTTTATCCCGGCTAACTACGATCAACCCCAAACTGATACCGACGCAGAAGGGGGGAGTACCGTTCCTTGGAGTATCGTTATCGGCGATGTTATGGGAAAAGGAGTGCCCGCCGGCTTAATTATGACCATGACACGGGGAATGCTACGGGCTGAAGTTTTAAACCACCATTCTCCAGCAAAGATTCTCGAACATTTGAACCGAGTGATGTATGAGGATTTAGAAAGCTCTCATCGCTTTGTCACCCTATTTTACTCTCAATACGACCCTCAGACGCGCCGTTTATCTTACAGTAATGCCGCCCATAATCCTCCCTTGTGGTGGGAAGCCAGCACTAACCTTGTCCATCGTTTAGACACTGCTGGAATGTTAGTGGGACTTGATACTAACTCTGAATATGAAGATAACACCGTACAACTCTCCCCTGGGGATACGGTTCTTTACTATACTGATGGCTTTACCGATGCTGTTAACCCCAAAGGGCAACGCTTTGAAGAAGAAAACCTGATCCAAGCCTTTCACCAAGCAGCCGCCCAGCACTATAGTTCAGAAGCGATTGTTCAGCATCTATTTGAGACAGTACAAGCCTTCATTGGCAATAAGAAAAAATTAGTTGATGACATGACCTTAGTCGCGATGCAAGTTCAAGAAACTAATTAA
- the cutA gene encoding divalent-cation tolerance protein CutA — protein MNETKQYGVVLVTAESEEQARAIASSLVKENYAACVSMMPVQSVYTWQEEVHSDPEWQLMIKTDLNQYSQVEARIKELHSYEVPEIIALPIQAGLTPYLNWIGENVAPQ, from the coding sequence ATGAATGAAACGAAACAATACGGTGTGGTATTAGTGACCGCAGAATCGGAAGAACAAGCTCGCGCGATCGCGTCAAGTTTGGTAAAGGAAAACTATGCTGCCTGTGTCAGTATGATGCCAGTGCAGTCGGTTTACACTTGGCAAGAAGAAGTCCATAGTGATCCTGAATGGCAATTAATGATCAAAACGGACTTAAACCAGTATTCTCAAGTAGAAGCTCGCATTAAGGAGCTGCACTCTTATGAAGTTCCAGAAATTATTGCCCTTCCCATTCAAGCTGGGTTAACTCCTTATCTTAACTGGATCGGTGAAAATGTTGCTCCCCAATAA
- the proX gene encoding glycine betaine/L-proline ABC transporter substrate-binding protein ProX, with protein MMVQKFKSLTTLTASFAVLLGLAACEPGDLDVEENGIDEEIGEEVDEQPGAGVQVTPAYSVLEERFQTEIVTMALEELGYDIVEPRELEYATMHTDIAGGGLDFTAVHWEKLHSEYYSEAGGDDAFQRMGIIVEDMVQGYLIDKETAEEYDITNLEDLQDPEIAELFDTDGDGLANLTGCNPGWGCETVIEHHLDEYELRDTVEHEQGQYMALMADTITRFEQDEPILYYTWTPLWVSSVLTPDEDVVWLEVPYTSLPEDQDPDGEITEEDTTVDGKNLGFALDQMWVLANRDFAEENPAAAAVFESVQIPIDDINEQNERMQDGEDSEADITAHAEEWVEENQDQFDEWVAEAREAAE; from the coding sequence ATGATGGTACAAAAATTCAAATCTCTAACAACTCTAACCGCTAGCTTTGCTGTTTTATTAGGACTTGCTGCGTGTGAACCAGGTGACTTAGATGTGGAAGAGAATGGCATTGACGAAGAAATTGGCGAAGAAGTGGATGAACAACCCGGTGCTGGGGTGCAAGTAACCCCCGCCTACAGTGTTCTTGAAGAGCGCTTTCAGACAGAAATCGTTACCATGGCGCTAGAAGAGCTAGGCTATGACATTGTTGAACCCAGAGAATTAGAATATGCCACCATGCACACCGATATTGCTGGCGGTGGCTTAGACTTTACCGCAGTTCACTGGGAAAAACTACACAGTGAGTACTACTCAGAAGCAGGTGGCGATGACGCTTTTCAACGCATGGGCATCATCGTTGAAGACATGGTGCAAGGGTATCTCATTGACAAGGAAACCGCCGAAGAATATGACATAACCAACCTTGAGGACTTACAAGATCCAGAAATTGCTGAACTCTTTGATACTGATGGTGATGGGTTAGCGAACTTAACTGGCTGTAACCCAGGTTGGGGTTGTGAAACAGTCATTGAGCATCACCTTGATGAATATGAACTGCGGGATACCGTGGAACATGAGCAGGGACAATATATGGCTCTAATGGCAGACACGATTACGCGCTTTGAACAGGACGAACCCATCTTATACTATACTTGGACTCCTCTTTGGGTTAGCTCAGTGTTAACACCAGATGAAGATGTGGTGTGGCTAGAAGTTCCTTATACCTCTCTTCCTGAAGATCAAGATCCAGATGGAGAAATCACTGAAGAGGACACCACAGTGGATGGTAAAAACCTTGGCTTTGCCCTTGACCAAATGTGGGTTCTCGCGAACCGTGATTTTGCAGAAGAGAATCCAGCCGCAGCTGCAGTATTTGAATCAGTGCAAATTCCCATTGACGATATCAACGAACAAAATGAAAGAATGCAGGATGGGGAAGACTCAGAAGCTGATATCACCGCTCATGCTGAAGAATGGGTAGAAGAAAACCAAGATCAGTTTGATGAATGGGTTGCCGAAGCCCGTGAAGCCGCGGAATAG
- a CDS encoding cytochrome c biogenesis protein CcdA codes for MLENLQLVLYQVQQLADQLVSEQLNQLTPVSVGIIFVAGLLTSLTPCMLSMLPITVGYIGGSDTQGQSSALWKSSWFALGLATTLAGLGIFAAGFGRVYGQIGIGLPIIVSAIAIIMGLNLLEIIPLRFPSFGGTQWIKDDFPASVRSYLLGLTFGLVASPCSTPVLASLLAWVANTQDLILGAGLLLAYTGGYVAPLVIAGTFTASIKKFLEFRRWGSWISPVSGALLIGFGVFSLLLRLPVNQF; via the coding sequence ATGCTAGAAAACTTACAATTAGTTCTATACCAAGTGCAACAATTAGCTGACCAGTTAGTTTCAGAACAATTAAATCAGCTAACTCCCGTTAGCGTTGGGATTATTTTTGTTGCTGGCTTGCTCACCAGTCTCACTCCTTGTATGCTCTCCATGTTACCCATCACGGTTGGTTATATTGGTGGGTCAGACACCCAAGGGCAAAGCAGTGCCTTATGGAAATCTAGTTGGTTTGCCTTAGGTCTCGCCACTACTTTAGCAGGATTAGGAATTTTTGCTGCAGGGTTTGGACGAGTTTATGGACAAATTGGCATTGGCTTACCGATCATTGTCAGCGCGATCGCGATTATTATGGGATTAAACCTATTAGAGATTATTCCTCTTCGTTTCCCTTCTTTTGGGGGAACACAATGGATTAAAGATGATTTTCCAGCCTCAGTACGCTCCTATTTATTAGGATTAACCTTCGGCTTAGTAGCTTCTCCCTGTAGTACCCCAGTATTAGCTAGTTTACTGGCTTGGGTTGCCAATACACAAGATTTAATTTTAGGGGCTGGACTTTTACTCGCTTATACAGGTGGTTATGTTGCCCCCTTAGTGATTGCTGGAACTTTTACCGCTTCAATTAAAAAGTTCTTAGAATTTCGCCGTTGGGGAAGTTGGATTAGCCCTGTTAGCGGTGCGCTACTCATTGGCTTTGGTGTGTTTTCTCTGTTATTACGATTACCCGTAAATCAATTTTAA
- the cofG gene encoding 7,8-didemethyl-8-hydroxy-5-deazariboflavin synthase subunit CofG, which translates to MGYLITYSPAYTLVPTYECFNRCSYCNFRTDPRKDTWITLEDAKKRLLALQRKGVWEILILSGEVHPNSSRRQKWFRHIYQLCELALALGFLPHTNAGPLSYSEMAQLKEVNVSMGLMLEQLTPELLKTVHQHAPSKKPEVRLQQLSWAGELKIPFTTGILLGIGETEEDWWDSLSAIAQQHQTYHHIQEVILQPHRLGSKQTWKKDGFYLPDFPKLIAKARDILPEDIAIQIPPNLISDSQFLMTCIEAGATDLGGIGVIDVVNPDYPHLHPDSLQAILQAKGWTLQPRLPVYPQYYDWLSPKLQTAVNNVC; encoded by the coding sequence ATGGGTTATCTCATCACCTATAGCCCTGCTTATACCCTTGTTCCTACTTATGAATGTTTTAATCGCTGTTCTTACTGTAATTTTCGGACTGATCCGAGAAAAGATACTTGGATTACTTTAGAGGACGCGAAAAAACGGTTACTAGCCTTACAGAGGAAGGGGGTATGGGAAATCTTGATTCTTTCTGGAGAGGTTCATCCTAATTCCTCTCGCCGTCAAAAGTGGTTTCGCCATATTTATCAGTTATGTGAACTGGCTTTAGCGTTAGGATTTCTCCCTCATACGAATGCTGGCCCTCTGAGTTATTCAGAAATGGCACAACTAAAGGAAGTGAATGTATCTATGGGGTTAATGTTAGAACAATTGACTCCTGAGTTATTAAAAACGGTTCATCAACACGCTCCCAGTAAGAAGCCAGAGGTGCGACTGCAACAGTTGTCTTGGGCAGGAGAGTTAAAAATTCCTTTTACCACGGGAATCTTATTAGGAATTGGGGAAACAGAGGAAGATTGGTGGGATAGTCTCAGCGCGATCGCGCAACAGCATCAAACTTACCACCATATCCAAGAAGTCATTTTACAACCCCATCGTCTTGGCAGTAAACAAACCTGGAAAAAAGACGGATTTTACCTCCCAGACTTTCCGAAACTGATTGCGAAAGCCCGTGATATTCTTCCAGAAGACATTGCCATCCAAATTCCCCCGAATTTAATCTCAGATTCCCAATTTTTAATGACCTGTATTGAAGCAGGAGCCACTGATTTAGGGGGGATTGGGGTAATTGATGTGGTTAACCCTGACTATCCGCATTTGCATCCTGATTCTTTACAAGCGATTTTACAAGCAAAGGGATGGACATTACAGCCACGTCTTCCTGTATATCCTCAATACTATGATTGGCTAAGCCCAAAACTGCAAACGGCAGTTAACAATGTTTGTTGA